The following coding sequences lie in one Rutidosis leptorrhynchoides isolate AG116_Rl617_1_P2 chromosome 6, CSIRO_AGI_Rlap_v1, whole genome shotgun sequence genomic window:
- the LOC139852382 gene encoding uncharacterized protein isoform X2: protein MASKGGGVQGIPAASRKMVQSLKEIVNGVSDVEIYSALKDCNMDPNEAVNRLLSQDPFHEVKSKREKKKELKDTTESRPRGGGSTSSRGARSGTERYTGRGSSSQFNASESGGLHGKSKKENGTSSYTSSSAPPYGVAATITNLAPPTYSGSIGYENKGMASNVADGTAAISHQSSSGYQSAWSSVPGQKSMADIVKMGRPQNKLYSDPVPSQPSSTHYEVHPDVSTEDDWPVMEPPQTVVVQSISEPRIESEIPGQSSYERDNNQHADFQVDEAAQAKDENVFEDQNANYGPSRNVQEDTSPTAPLYDNDLYKKMDSFHLEEDHAFEHNDETEEGDASASSISANIQQLNIHEEKQLDEPEEDDVPSVVIPDHLQVSNSDCSHLSFGSFGVTNMGPTFPGSFASPAEADKSPVGPSDNRNAEYYDDESVITSERNQVHQMGPSSGSYDLPSVSQTEVLKQENPEMNQYSFSSSTAGPGYTFDGSQLLNNQSFSQSQAPSQMPNEAPFSNVMQAAYTNALPSTMLAANGHPVRESDLSYSPFLASQSTPTKYGSSIGGSTISISEALKTGIFSSSQPTQQTSPGNAIPTGPGVQQHLVHPYSQPTLPLGPYANMIGYPILPQSYTYMPSGFQQQAFAAAAGNSTYHQQLAAVVPQYKNSVSVSSLPHSASSVPSGYGSFSNSTGNYQANNQPSAGSTLSYDDALNAHFKETSQLLSLQQQQQQMQNENSAMWVHGAGSRTMPGVPASTYYSLQGQTQHPSGFRLGQQQQPSQSYGGAAALDYQNYYQSQTGISQEHQLQQNARDGSLVGGSQGQPKPQQQQSQQQLWQNSY, encoded by the exons ATGGCTAGCAAAGGCGGCGGCGTTCAAGGTATTCCGGCGGCGTCCCGGAAGATGGTACAGAGTCTTAAAGAGATTGTAAACGGTGTTTCGGATGTTGAGATCTATTCCGCCCTTAAAGATTGCAATATGGACCCTAATGAAGCTGTTAATCGTCTCTTATCTCAAG ATCCTTTTCACGAGGTGAAGAGCAAGCGGGAAAAGAAGAAAGAG CTGAAGGATACAACAGAATCTAGGCCTCGAGGTGGTGGTAGCACGTCAAGTCGTGGGGCCAGAAGTGGCACAGAACGTTATACTGGACGTGGCAGTTCATCACAGTTTAACGCTTCTG AATCTGGTGGTTTACATGGAAAATCTAAGAAGGAAAATGGGACAAGTTCCTACACAAGTTCATCTGCACCACCTTATGGAGTTGCAGCAACTATTACAAACTTGGCCCCTCCAACTTACAG TGGCTCTATTGGCTATGAAAATAAGGGTATGGCCTCCAATGTAGCTGACGGTACTGCAGCTATTTCACATCAATCGTCTTCTGGATACCAATCAGCTTGGTCAAGCGTCCCTGGTCAAAAGTCAATGGCTGACATTGTGAAAATGGGTCGACCACAAAACAAGTTGTATAGCGACCCAGTTCCTTCTCAGCCATCGTCAACACATTATGAAGTGCATCCTGACGTTTCAACCGAGGATGACTGGCCAGTAATGGAGCCGCCTCAAACTGTTGTTGTGCAGTCTATTTCGGAACCTCGTATAGAATCTGAGATTCCAGGTCAATCCTCGTATGAAAGAGACAATAATCAGCACGCGGATTTTCAGGTAGATGAAGCAGCTCAGGCAAAAGATGAAAATGTTTTTGAAGATCAAAATGCAAATTATGGTCCGAGTAGAAATGTGCAGGAGGATACGTCTCCAACTGCACCTCTTTATGATAATGATTTGTACAAGAAGATGGATTCTTTCCATCTTGAGGAAGATCATGCTTTTGAGCATAATGATGAAA CTGAAGAAGGTGATGCATCAGCATCTTCAATAAGTGCAAATATACAGCAACTTAACATACACGAAGAGAAACAGTTGGATGAACCTGAAGAAGACGATGTTCCTTCTGTAGTAATTCCCGATCACCTGCAAGTTTCAAATTCCGATTGCTCACACTTGAGTTTTGGAAGCTTTGGTGTTACTAACATGGGTCCCACTTTTCCTGGATCTTTTGCATCGCCTGCTGAGGCAGATAAATCGCCTGTGGGGCCTTCTGATAATAG AAATGCTGAATACTATGATGATGAATCCGTAATAACATCAGAGAGAAATCAAGTCCACCAGATGGGTCCCAGTTCAGGAAGTTACGATTTACCTTCGGTTTCACAAACGGAAGTGTTGAAGCAAGAAAATCCTGAGATGAATCAGTATAGTTTCTCTTCATCTACAGCGGGACCCGGTTACACATTTGATGGTAGTCAGCTATTGAACAACCAGTCATTCTCACAATCGCAGGCACCTTCACAAATGCCAAATGAAGCTCCGTTTTCAAATGTTATG CAGGCTGCATATACAAACGCGTTACCAAGCACAATGTTAGCTGCAAATGGTCATCCTGTTAGAGAATCTGATCTTTCTTACTCGCCTTTTCTCGCAAGTCAATCGACGCCTACCAAATACGGTTCTTCTATTGGCGGTTCAACTATTTCTATTTCAGAG GCATTGAAGACGGGCATTTTCTCATCGTCTCAACCAACACAACAAACGTCACCCGGAAACGCGATTCCAACGGGACCCGGTGTTCAGCAACATCTTGTTCACCCGTACTCTCAACCCACGCTTCCTTTAGGACCTTATGCAAATATGATAGGATATCCGATTTTGCCCCAGAGTTATACGTACATGCCATCTGGATTTCAACAACAAGCGTTTGCTGCTGCTGCTGGGAATAGCACGTATCATCAACAACTGGCAGCTGTTGTTCCTCAATACAAAAACAGTGTTTCTGTCAGCAGTTTACCCCATTCTGCATCATCTGTTCCTTCGGGTTACGGTTCGTTCAGCAATTCGACTGGAAATTATCAAGCTAATAATCAACCTTCTGCTGGATCCACGCTTAGTTATGATGATGCATTGAATGCCCATTTTAAAGAGACTAGTCAATTGCTATCTcttcagcagcaacaacaacagatGCAG AATGAGAACTCTGCAATGTGGGTTCATGGAGCTGGTTCCCGAACGATGCCAGGTGTGCCAGCGAGCACATACTATAGTCTCCAGGGTCAAACCCAGCACCCAAGTGGGTTCAGGCTAGGTCAACAGCAGCAACCTTCGCAAAGCTACGGTGGTGCAGCAGCTCTTGACTATCAAAACTACTATCAATCACAGACAGGGATCTCGCAGGAGCATCAACTGCAGCAAAACGCTAGGGACGGGTCCCTTGTTGGTGGGTCCCAAGGCCAACCAAAGCCGCAGCAGCAGCAGTCACAACAGCAGCTATGGCAAAACAGCTACTAA
- the LOC139852382 gene encoding uncharacterized protein isoform X1, whose amino-acid sequence MASKGGGVQGIPAASRKMVQSLKEIVNGVSDVEIYSALKDCNMDPNEAVNRLLSQDPFHEVKSKREKKKELKDTTESRPRGGGSTSSRGARSGTERYTGRGSSSQFNASESGGLHGKSKKENGTSSYTSSSAPPYGVAATITNLAPPTYSGSIGYENKGMASNVADGTAAISHQSSSGYQSAWSSVPGQKSMADIVKMGRPQNKLYSDPVPSQPSSTHYEVHPDVSTEDDWPVMEPPQTVVVQSISEPRIESEIPGQSSYERDNNQHADFQVDEAAQAKDENVFEDQNANYGPSRNVQEDTSPTAPLYDNDLYKKMDSFHLEEDHAFEHNDETEEGDASASSISANIQQLNIHEEKQLDEPEEDDVPSVVIPDHLQVSNSDCSHLSFGSFGVTNMGPTFPGSFASPAEADKSPVGPSDNRNAEYYDDESVITSERNQVHQMGPSSGSYDLPSVSQTEVLKQENPEMNQYSFSSSTAGPGYTFDGSQLLNNQSFSQSQAPSQMPNEAPFSNVMQQAAYTNALPSTMLAANGHPVRESDLSYSPFLASQSTPTKYGSSIGGSTISISEALKTGIFSSSQPTQQTSPGNAIPTGPGVQQHLVHPYSQPTLPLGPYANMIGYPILPQSYTYMPSGFQQQAFAAAAGNSTYHQQLAAVVPQYKNSVSVSSLPHSASSVPSGYGSFSNSTGNYQANNQPSAGSTLSYDDALNAHFKETSQLLSLQQQQQQMQNENSAMWVHGAGSRTMPGVPASTYYSLQGQTQHPSGFRLGQQQQPSQSYGGAAALDYQNYYQSQTGISQEHQLQQNARDGSLVGGSQGQPKPQQQQSQQQLWQNSY is encoded by the exons ATGGCTAGCAAAGGCGGCGGCGTTCAAGGTATTCCGGCGGCGTCCCGGAAGATGGTACAGAGTCTTAAAGAGATTGTAAACGGTGTTTCGGATGTTGAGATCTATTCCGCCCTTAAAGATTGCAATATGGACCCTAATGAAGCTGTTAATCGTCTCTTATCTCAAG ATCCTTTTCACGAGGTGAAGAGCAAGCGGGAAAAGAAGAAAGAG CTGAAGGATACAACAGAATCTAGGCCTCGAGGTGGTGGTAGCACGTCAAGTCGTGGGGCCAGAAGTGGCACAGAACGTTATACTGGACGTGGCAGTTCATCACAGTTTAACGCTTCTG AATCTGGTGGTTTACATGGAAAATCTAAGAAGGAAAATGGGACAAGTTCCTACACAAGTTCATCTGCACCACCTTATGGAGTTGCAGCAACTATTACAAACTTGGCCCCTCCAACTTACAG TGGCTCTATTGGCTATGAAAATAAGGGTATGGCCTCCAATGTAGCTGACGGTACTGCAGCTATTTCACATCAATCGTCTTCTGGATACCAATCAGCTTGGTCAAGCGTCCCTGGTCAAAAGTCAATGGCTGACATTGTGAAAATGGGTCGACCACAAAACAAGTTGTATAGCGACCCAGTTCCTTCTCAGCCATCGTCAACACATTATGAAGTGCATCCTGACGTTTCAACCGAGGATGACTGGCCAGTAATGGAGCCGCCTCAAACTGTTGTTGTGCAGTCTATTTCGGAACCTCGTATAGAATCTGAGATTCCAGGTCAATCCTCGTATGAAAGAGACAATAATCAGCACGCGGATTTTCAGGTAGATGAAGCAGCTCAGGCAAAAGATGAAAATGTTTTTGAAGATCAAAATGCAAATTATGGTCCGAGTAGAAATGTGCAGGAGGATACGTCTCCAACTGCACCTCTTTATGATAATGATTTGTACAAGAAGATGGATTCTTTCCATCTTGAGGAAGATCATGCTTTTGAGCATAATGATGAAA CTGAAGAAGGTGATGCATCAGCATCTTCAATAAGTGCAAATATACAGCAACTTAACATACACGAAGAGAAACAGTTGGATGAACCTGAAGAAGACGATGTTCCTTCTGTAGTAATTCCCGATCACCTGCAAGTTTCAAATTCCGATTGCTCACACTTGAGTTTTGGAAGCTTTGGTGTTACTAACATGGGTCCCACTTTTCCTGGATCTTTTGCATCGCCTGCTGAGGCAGATAAATCGCCTGTGGGGCCTTCTGATAATAG AAATGCTGAATACTATGATGATGAATCCGTAATAACATCAGAGAGAAATCAAGTCCACCAGATGGGTCCCAGTTCAGGAAGTTACGATTTACCTTCGGTTTCACAAACGGAAGTGTTGAAGCAAGAAAATCCTGAGATGAATCAGTATAGTTTCTCTTCATCTACAGCGGGACCCGGTTACACATTTGATGGTAGTCAGCTATTGAACAACCAGTCATTCTCACAATCGCAGGCACCTTCACAAATGCCAAATGAAGCTCCGTTTTCAAATGTTATG CAGCAGGCTGCATATACAAACGCGTTACCAAGCACAATGTTAGCTGCAAATGGTCATCCTGTTAGAGAATCTGATCTTTCTTACTCGCCTTTTCTCGCAAGTCAATCGACGCCTACCAAATACGGTTCTTCTATTGGCGGTTCAACTATTTCTATTTCAGAG GCATTGAAGACGGGCATTTTCTCATCGTCTCAACCAACACAACAAACGTCACCCGGAAACGCGATTCCAACGGGACCCGGTGTTCAGCAACATCTTGTTCACCCGTACTCTCAACCCACGCTTCCTTTAGGACCTTATGCAAATATGATAGGATATCCGATTTTGCCCCAGAGTTATACGTACATGCCATCTGGATTTCAACAACAAGCGTTTGCTGCTGCTGCTGGGAATAGCACGTATCATCAACAACTGGCAGCTGTTGTTCCTCAATACAAAAACAGTGTTTCTGTCAGCAGTTTACCCCATTCTGCATCATCTGTTCCTTCGGGTTACGGTTCGTTCAGCAATTCGACTGGAAATTATCAAGCTAATAATCAACCTTCTGCTGGATCCACGCTTAGTTATGATGATGCATTGAATGCCCATTTTAAAGAGACTAGTCAATTGCTATCTcttcagcagcaacaacaacagatGCAG AATGAGAACTCTGCAATGTGGGTTCATGGAGCTGGTTCCCGAACGATGCCAGGTGTGCCAGCGAGCACATACTATAGTCTCCAGGGTCAAACCCAGCACCCAAGTGGGTTCAGGCTAGGTCAACAGCAGCAACCTTCGCAAAGCTACGGTGGTGCAGCAGCTCTTGACTATCAAAACTACTATCAATCACAGACAGGGATCTCGCAGGAGCATCAACTGCAGCAAAACGCTAGGGACGGGTCCCTTGTTGGTGGGTCCCAAGGCCAACCAAAGCCGCAGCAGCAGCAGTCACAACAGCAGCTATGGCAAAACAGCTACTAA